The genomic region aattttcccaaagtagatgatccgaggaccagacgtaactaaggttctgtttaacacttgacagaaaatatcaatttagacgaggtatgtggtccgaggatccaggcataccaagcttcagtttgatacttagtgaaagaaaataataaacgTAATATAGTGTTAACAAAAACGGCGGAAGTGCCttatatttaataatagtaccttcgtaggttattacattccaaggacgttgtacaacatgttcgtctagatcttcaagattatAAGCTCCTATGCCTGCGActgaagtaatacgataaggtccttcccagttgggccccattttttcccatgctgggttctttgttgtacccaaaactttccttagtacCAAGTCCCCAGGTGCAAGAGGTCGTagttttacatgagaatcatacccctgcttgagtttgtgttgataacaagctagttgaaccatgacattctctcgtcgttcctcaactaagtctaaacTTCTCCTCAATAGATCATCGTTGCTATCTGGAATGAAGGAGCTTTTCTTTagtgttgggaacccagtttctaggggtattactgcctcagctccataagtcatggagaagggtgtttctcctgtggaccttcgtggtgtagttcgatatgtccacaagacatgtggcagttcttccacccatcttcccttagtatcacccaaccttttcttgagcccattaactatcactttgttgacggcctcggcttgcccattcccttgagggtaagctggagtggaatatctgttcgtgatgcctagatcacaacagtatttcctaaagaccttgctatcaaattgtagaccattatctgaaatgaaaGTATGAGGGATGCCAAACCTGGTaacaatgttcttccatacaatCTTTTTTGCTTCTATGtctttgatatttgataatggctcagcttcaacccatttggtgaaataatccgttCCGACGAGGAGCCACCGCCTATTTCCTGTTGCTTTTGGGaaaggtccaacaatgtccaagccccattgagcaaaaggccaagggctagacagaggattaagaacaCCTCCTGGCTGATGTATGTTCGGAGCGAAtctctgacattggtcacacttcttcgcataatcctgTGCCTCCCTCTACATATTgagccaccaatagccctgagtaagggctctatgagctaaatACCTTCCTCTAGTGTGACTTCCACAGATCCtttcatgcaactcttccaaaagtaaatCCGTCGCCTcggggtgcatacataacaaatatggtcccgaaaaagagcgtttgtataATTTTCGGTCCTCGAATAACCAGAACTGAGGTGCTTTCCTGCCAACCTTATCTGCTTCGGATTTTTCTCTAGACAAGATATCATCTTTGAGAAATGTCACaattggatccatccaactaggccctgccCTAATTTGAAAAATTCGAATGGCGTTACCACTTGTCTCAGTGGGTTTccacagatcttcaacaagggtGACCTGAGGTAAGCTTTccgccgaggacgttgccagtGTGGCTAAGGAATCGGCATGAGTATTCCCACATCTGGATATAtgcaataaagaaaaagactcaaatttggattgcATACATCTGACCTGGGTTAagtatccttgcattcttgaatctcttgcTTTTAGCTttccttctacttggcctaccaccagtagagaatccgagaacatttgtatCCTCTTCCCTTTCGTCTTATAAACCATGTTCATTCCAGCGAGGACGGCTTCAtattctgcttcgttgttggtggccgagaaccctaatctcaaagatttctcaaaagtaatccCTTCtggggataccaaaactagccccacaccagagcctctttgatttgctgctccatcaacatgtaCTTTCCATAACAGAAGCTCTTTGtatgaaatcatgcctactgattttttacccatgcctgaTCCTTCAATGTGCTCTTCCAATGAGGGCTCAGTAAATTCCGCCACAAGATCCGCGATGACTTGCCCCTTTGTAGAGGTGCGAGACATATACTTAATGTCGAAAGCCCCTAGGACAGtgccccatttggcaattcttcccgtATAATCTGCACTTCGAAGTAtagatttaagagggagttgtgttaGGACAACAACCTTATGAGACaggaagtaatgaggaagcctccgcgtagcatgcaccactgccaAGATcgctttctccagtggcaaataactcacctcggcctcatgcagagacttgattacataataaactggtcTCTGGACATTATTATCATCCcgtataagaaccaaactaactgcatggttaactactgcaatatatgcaaacaaaatttcatcaatttctggtcgagacataatgggtggttgCGAGAGATAatctttaagctgttgaaaagccaccgcacactcttcggtccattcaaaacctttccatttattcagcagttgaaagaaaggcctgcatctgtCTGCGGATTAagaaataaatcggttgaggGCAGTAGTCATTCCTGTTAATCTTTGAACCTCTTTAGGATTTCGAGGTGAGTGTAAGTTGCTAATGGCtttaacctgagcaggattcacctCAATTCCCCTGTGAGTTACCATATAACCTAGGAACTTGCCCGATcctacacc from Castanea sativa cultivar Marrone di Chiusa Pesio chromosome 11, ASM4071231v1 harbors:
- the LOC142616132 gene encoding uncharacterized protein LOC142616132; this encodes MVYKTKGKRIQMFSDSLLVVGQVEGKLKARDSRMQGYLTQVRCMQSKFESFSLLHISRCGNTHADSLATLATSSAESLPQVTLVEDLWKPTETSGNAIRIFQIRAGPSWMDPIVTFLKDDILSREKSEADKVGRKAPQFWLFEDRKLYKRSFSGPYLLCMHPEATDLLLEELHERICGSHTRGRYLAHRALTQGYWWLNM